The following are from one region of the Nicotiana tabacum cultivar K326 chromosome 3, ASM71507v2, whole genome shotgun sequence genome:
- the LOC107797058 gene encoding uncharacterized protein LOC107797058 has protein sequence MAITDDENNHLRANASPTTSAIRFTIVDHNHPLYLQPTNTPGFVDGKYPKSKFKPELHDRWEKVNAVVLSWIMNAVRPGLLSSIVYAFNAHKVWEDLKERFDKVNGSRVLHLHKEIHTLIQGTMTVADYFSKLRDLWDEFDALMPCPGCPCPESKKYAAHSEYHKLL, from the exons ATGGCAATTACAGATGACGAGAACAATCACTTACGTGCAAATGCCTCTCCGACGACCAGTGCAATACGATTCACCATAGTCGATCACAATCACCCTCTTTACCTACAACCTACAAATACTCCAG GTTTTGTTGATGGAAAGTACCCTAAGTCTAAATTTAAACCTGAACTACATGACCGATGGGAAAAGGTGAATGCTGTAGTTTTGTCGTGGATAATGAATGCAGTACGACCAGGATTGCTAAGTAGTATTGTATATGCATTCAATGCTCACAAGGTCTGGGAAGATTTAAAGGAAAGGTTTGATAAAGTGAATGGCTCTAGAGTCCTTCATCTCCACAAAGAGATTCATACTCTTATTCAGGGGACGATGACTGTTGCTGATTACTTCTCTAAGCTTAGAGATTTGTGGGATGAATTTGATGCACTCATGCCTTGCCCTGGGTGTCCATGTCCAGAATCTAAGAAGTATGCTGCTCACTCTGAATATCATAAACTTCTATAG